The segment GAGGTATGACTATAAGAAGCAAAGGTATTAAACAATTTACTCCAAgaagatatgaaaatttagaagatTCTAGTATACGTTTGTGTTTTCTCTATGTAtactctttgatttttttttctttccatagaTTCCAAAGGAAGTCCATAATAAGCTTTTGTCAGAGTTTTTGCATTCGTGAAAGAGGTGGTATGTTAAGGCCATGTCCAATAAATCCTTTACCTCCCTAGGAAAAGTGAGATgccatttgaaaatattgagTGAGATGCCATAGGAAAAGTATATGTGCACTTGATTCGATATCTTTCTTGCATAATTaacacaaatttgaaaatagaatcaTGTAGGGCATTCTTTGGTTGTCATTTTTAATATGGGTTTAATATTGTTGGGGTTCTCCTCCAGTCCCCTGCTCGATTCCCCTTTCACCTTGGAGCCAAGCTTTCCTAAATATGGTAGTGGGGAAAATACAAGAATAGAGAAAATCAGGGTAAATAATGTGAGTTTTCTGTTCTAGAGTAGTCATAGATTATGTTGAAGGCGACGAAGAGAGTGAATCTGATATATCACTTGGCAAATTAGTTAAATCATGAAGCATGACTAAAGCAATATGAAATTTATCTCAGGGAAGggagttattattattttttttttcatacatGCACAGGCAAGTTGAGTCTGGGGAGATGAGTATCAGTCAATTCAGTCAGATTGGCCTTTCGGTGCCATTTGTTCAAGACATTGTTGGATTTGGAAGTAACTGataaaatttccttttctctgCTTCATTTGCATTTACACTAGATTATAAGAAAGAAATCTAGTTTGGTTAGAGTTAGATGTGTATAGCTGGTAATGGTGGTCAAATCCATTGGAGGAggctcttttcattttttcattttttcattattgttcttattcaaagttttaaagGTAACATTGTAATGGTGTTACCACAACTGGATATTGGGGAATATGATAACTTTAGTCGCATCATTTGAATTTAGATAAAATGCTACTTAGAATCAAAATACTGATTGTAACTTGTAAGTCTTACTCCTCAAGATTTCTGATAGGTTGAAGGAAGAAGTAGGAAAAATGTTTCTCAAAGTGCAGCTGCCATGGAATGTCATAATCCCTGCTGAAAACTTAGATGCAAAGGGCTTGATGCTCCAAAGGTCTATTATAATCCGTCTGCTAGATGAATTTGCCACAAAAAAGGCCACAAAGGATCTCGGTTATTTCCTCGCAGTTACGACTCTAGAAAATATAGGAGAAGGGAAAGTTCGACAGACGGGTGACGTCTTGTTTCCAGTTATTTTTAGTGGTATCACCTTCAAGCTTTATAGGGGAGAGATCTTGGAGGGGGTTGTTCACAAGGTTCTCAAGCATGGTGTTTTCTTGAGATGTGGCCCTGTTGAGAACATATATCTCTCTTATCTGAAAATGCCAGATTACCGCTATGTGCCGGGCGAGAATCCCTTGTTCATGAACGACAAGCTTTCAAAAATTGAGAAAGATGTAGTCGTACGTTTTATCGTCATTGGCACGAAGTGGCTCGAGGCAGAAAGGGAGTTTCAGGCACTGGTGAGTTTGGAGGGTGATTATCTAGGGCCAGTTTCTTAATGAATTTCAGGCACTGGTTAAGTTTGTATTCTGTATCTAAGTACATGTCTCGATAACATTCGGACTCATTTCGATGTAACTAACCTTGTTGGAGGTTGGAAGTTCGGGATGGAACAAAGTTTAGGGGACATTATTAATTGAAGCTAAATGTTTGTAGGAAGTATCTTGGACAATGAACAGTGTCCCACTCTGTTTAATTATCTTGTTTATTGCTGCATATGGACATAGAATATGTTAGATATTTAAGTTCCAAGCATTCAACTCTTGGATGTTTATTATACTCATGAAACATAGCCTACGAACCAAATGGATCGCAGGCTCATCATACAGAGTTTccattgaagaagatgaataaaGAGAACAGAAGAACATCCTTAGTATAACCCACATGGCTTTAGGTGATGAGCAGAGGCAGCCAAATGGGGTATTATTTAGCAGtagtagaagaagaataagatgGTCTAAAGAACATCAGGGCCGCCATGGCAGCATGTGAATCTTATACCGCTTCCCATGTAGCGACGACACACAGGGCAGGTGATGATCAGAGGAATCCACCCGCTAAACCCGATTATATTCACATGTGTGCAGTGAAGGCTGCTGGCAGTGAGCTCGTCGAAGTAATCTTTGTAAGAACCAGAGAAGCCTACTCGACGCAagtttttcttccatatttggAACTCGTCAATGGCTTTTAGTATCAAATCGCCACCACCGATGAACACGACTGTCGGACCTTTGGTTATGATTGCCCATCCTTTCTCAGTTTCGTAAGATATCAATCGGGAGATATCTTCGGAGGCAGTCGATCCATGTAGTTGATGCTTGAGAATGAAGTAACTCCGTTGCGCCATCCAGAAATTAAACATGACGGTTGGATCATGTTCGCCTTTGTTGTTCCGTCCCACGGGTACTAATTCAAATGTAATTCCTTCTTCTCTGGTCACAGGATCTCTCTTCATGGCTTCTGCTGagtcttcaaaatttttaaccCATCTGGGATTGTGTCCTCCATAGAATATGACATTCCTTTCCTGGTTAATCTGGTTCAAAGAACGGTTGTTATGAGTTTAGATTTTGAATGatcaaatggttatcaaacgaGATATGTCTCTAAGAAAAGTGAAACAAAATGCAGAAGTCAAGAAACAAGAACGTTACCACGACCAAGCTCTTCAGCCTTGGTTGGTCGGTAAATTTAAGAACAGTTGAATCAATCcaattcttcttcatcaaagcTTTTACCCTGTCGTACGAGAAAGGAATGGCCTCTTTTTCCCATACT is part of the Cucurbita pepo subsp. pepo cultivar mu-cu-16 chromosome LG12, ASM280686v2, whole genome shotgun sequence genome and harbors:
- the LOC111807208 gene encoding DNA-directed RNA polymerase V subunit 7; this encodes MFLKVQLPWNVIIPAENLDAKGLMLQRSIIIRLLDEFATKKATKDLGYFLAVTTLENIGEGKVRQTGDVLFPVIFSGITFKLYRGEILEGVVHKVLKHGVFLRCGPVENIYLSYLKMPDYRYVPGENPLFMNDKLSKIEKDVVVRFIVIGTKWLEAEREFQALVSLEGDYLGPVS